A single region of the Streptomyces sp. ITFR-16 genome encodes:
- a CDS encoding IS110 family transposase has translation MSERKTQVWAGIDAGKGHHWAAVVDETGATLWSKKVDNDESAILTALGEILGLADEVRWAVDISGTSSALLLALLAAQGQRAVYVPGRTVNRMSGAYRGEAKTDARDAYVIAETARHRRDFATIDVPAQIAGDLALLTAHRSDLVADRVRMINRLRDVLTGVFPALERAFDYSAHKGALVLLTGYQTPAAIRRRGRARLTAWLANRSVRGADAVAATALEAAQAQQTALPGEDAAAQIVADLAAQILALDDRLKNIDRQIRDTFRSHPQAGIIESMPGMGPILGAEFVVAAGDLAAYADAGHLASAAGLVPVPRDSGRRTGNLHRPKRYSRRLRRVFYLSAQTSIIREGPNRDFYLKKRGEGCKHVQAVIALARRRASVLWALLRDGRVFTSAPPVTQAA, from the coding sequence GTGAGCGAGCGGAAGACCCAGGTCTGGGCCGGTATCGATGCCGGCAAGGGCCACCACTGGGCGGCCGTGGTCGACGAGACCGGCGCGACGCTGTGGTCGAAGAAGGTCGACAACGACGAGTCGGCGATCCTGACCGCGCTCGGTGAGATCCTCGGCCTGGCGGATGAGGTCCGCTGGGCGGTGGATATCTCCGGCACGTCCTCCGCGCTGCTGCTGGCCCTGCTCGCGGCGCAGGGCCAGCGGGCCGTCTACGTGCCCGGCCGCACCGTCAACCGCATGTCCGGCGCCTACCGGGGCGAGGCGAAGACGGACGCCCGCGATGCCTACGTCATCGCCGAGACCGCCCGTCATCGCCGGGATTTCGCCACGATCGACGTGCCCGCCCAGATTGCCGGCGACCTCGCGCTGCTGACTGCCCACCGCTCGGACCTGGTTGCCGACCGGGTACGGATGATCAACCGCCTGCGCGACGTGCTGACCGGCGTCTTCCCCGCGCTGGAGCGGGCCTTCGACTACTCGGCCCACAAGGGTGCCCTGGTGCTGCTGACCGGATATCAGACCCCGGCCGCGATCCGCCGACGTGGGCGGGCACGGCTGACGGCCTGGCTCGCCAACCGCAGTGTTCGTGGAGCCGACGCGGTCGCGGCCACCGCTCTGGAGGCGGCCCAGGCCCAGCAGACCGCGCTGCCCGGGGAGGACGCCGCAGCCCAGATTGTGGCCGATCTCGCCGCTCAGATCCTGGCCCTGGACGACCGGCTCAAGAACATCGACCGGCAGATCCGCGACACCTTCCGCAGCCATCCGCAAGCCGGGATCATCGAGTCGATGCCCGGCATGGGCCCGATACTCGGGGCCGAGTTCGTCGTCGCCGCCGGTGACCTCGCAGCCTATGCCGACGCCGGCCATCTGGCCTCGGCGGCGGGGCTGGTGCCCGTGCCCCGCGACTCCGGACGCCGCACTGGCAACCTTCACCGGCCCAAGCGCTACAGCCGACGCCTGCGACGGGTGTTCTACCTCTCCGCGCAGACCAGCATCATCCGTGAGGGACCGAACCGGGACTTCTACCTCAAGAAGCGCGGCGAGGGCTGCAAGCACGTCCAGGCCGTCATCGCTCTCGCCCGCCGACGAGCGAGCGTGCTGTGGGCCCTGCTGCGTGACGGGCGAGTCTTCACCTCCGCCCCGCCGGTCACGCAGGCGGCTTGA
- a CDS encoding cupin domain-containing protein, which translates to MSTSKTPQPALLTRHADAETCADPSSVMTLLADSDGTAGGVTSYRSAFAKDAPGAPAHFHTRATELFFVISGALQVLVGEEVTVLEEGDFLAVPPHTPHAFAAAPGCEADVLFVFTPGMGRFDYLRLLGRVMRGEADPKEIAESSERFDNHYVDSPVWRATLERSA; encoded by the coding sequence ATGTCCACGTCCAAGACCCCGCAGCCGGCGCTCCTGACCCGCCACGCGGACGCCGAGACCTGCGCCGATCCGAGCAGCGTGATGACGCTTCTGGCCGACTCGGACGGCACAGCAGGTGGCGTCACGAGCTACCGGTCCGCCTTCGCCAAGGACGCGCCAGGGGCACCGGCCCACTTCCACACCCGGGCGACGGAACTGTTCTTCGTGATCAGCGGGGCCCTCCAGGTCCTGGTGGGCGAGGAGGTCACCGTCCTCGAGGAGGGCGACTTCCTCGCGGTGCCTCCCCACACCCCGCACGCCTTCGCGGCCGCCCCGGGCTGCGAAGCGGATGTCCTCTTCGTCTTCACGCCCGGCATGGGCAGGTTCGACTACCTGCGCCTGCTCGGCCGGGTGATGCGCGGCGAGGCGGACCCGAAGGAGATCGCCGAGTCCTCGGAGCGCTTCGACAACCACTACGTCGACAGCCCCGTCTGGCGCGCGACACTGGAGCGTTCCGCGTGA
- a CDS encoding MarR family transcriptional regulator: MGDTVDAIIGQWAKERPDVVEDLWPVELFARIQRLARVVDKSARASAAAHGVEHGEFDVLTTLQRSGPPYALTAGAFLKASMVTSGAITNRIDRMEAKGLVERVREGDDRRTVKIRLTEHGHEVTRAAFADHLANYAQLLADVDRDVVEKTAQGLRQVLETLGDTAPR, translated from the coding sequence ATGGGCGACACCGTGGACGCGATCATCGGCCAGTGGGCCAAGGAGCGCCCCGACGTGGTGGAGGACCTCTGGCCGGTCGAGCTCTTCGCGCGGATCCAGCGGCTGGCGCGCGTGGTCGACAAGTCGGCCAGGGCCTCGGCCGCGGCGCACGGGGTGGAGCACGGCGAGTTCGACGTACTCACCACGCTTCAGCGCTCCGGGCCGCCCTACGCCCTCACCGCCGGCGCCTTCCTCAAGGCGTCCATGGTGACCTCCGGCGCGATCACCAACCGCATCGACAGGATGGAGGCCAAGGGCCTGGTCGAGCGGGTACGCGAAGGCGACGACCGGCGCACGGTCAAGATCCGCCTCACCGAGCACGGACACGAGGTCACCCGGGCCGCGTTCGCCGACCATCTGGCGAACTACGCACAGCTGCTCGCCGACGTGGACCGCGACGTGGTCGAGAAGACCGCCCAGGGACTCCGCCAGGTGCTGGAGACCCTGGGGGACACGGCCCCCAGGTGA
- a CDS encoding VOC family protein: MSDYYNAFETSPVPAPGPDAVPPEPFRGIYGMPAFVTIPTSDLAASVDFWIRGLGFFELFSVPGTLVHLRRWAFQDVLLVLAASVPEQPPAMSFSFSGVLSQIAPVAEACRAMRPNSVDGPHDTPWNTRDVEVITPENARVVFTAAKPFDPASQEARNLAAIGITPPGDGGRDNGGHA, translated from the coding sequence ATGAGCGACTACTACAACGCGTTCGAGACGAGTCCCGTGCCTGCTCCCGGCCCGGACGCGGTTCCGCCGGAGCCGTTCCGCGGCATCTATGGCATGCCCGCGTTCGTGACGATCCCCACGAGCGATCTGGCGGCGTCGGTGGACTTCTGGATTCGAGGCCTCGGCTTCTTCGAGCTGTTCAGTGTCCCCGGCACGCTGGTGCATCTGCGCCGGTGGGCGTTCCAGGACGTACTCCTCGTCTTGGCGGCGAGCGTTCCGGAGCAGCCACCGGCGATGAGCTTCAGCTTCTCGGGCGTGCTCAGCCAGATCGCCCCCGTTGCCGAGGCATGCCGTGCGATGCGCCCGAACTCGGTCGACGGTCCGCACGACACTCCTTGGAACACCCGCGACGTGGAGGTGATCACGCCCGAGAACGCACGGGTCGTCTTCACCGCGGCGAAGCCCTTTGATCCGGCGAGTCAGGAGGCGCGGAACCTTGCAGCCATCGGGATCACTCCACCCGGCGACGGTGGCCGCGACAATGGAGGGCATGCCTGA
- a CDS encoding MerR family transcriptional regulator, whose amino-acid sequence MPDAIDADGLTVGQVSARLDVTVRALHHWDEKGLARPSLRTAAGYRLYTTGDLERLHRIVVYCELGLGLDRIRALLDDSTADVPGALRAQRTQVAERIDRLQQLTAGLDRMIDAHERGLLLTIEQQATVFGPQWNPDWPAQARQRYGATKQWLQYAERSASRSPEAWQDIADAVNDFDRTLADALDAGVTPGSPEANRLAERHREVFAPYFPLTRQMQVCLGRKLEADPGFAAHYDTIRAGLAPWLRHIIDANARAHGVDPDTATWE is encoded by the coding sequence ATGCCTGATGCCATCGACGCCGACGGCCTGACCGTCGGGCAGGTCTCGGCGCGTCTGGACGTGACAGTCCGCGCGCTGCACCACTGGGACGAGAAAGGCCTCGCGCGCCCGTCGCTGCGCACGGCTGCCGGCTATCGGCTCTACACCACGGGCGATCTGGAACGCCTGCACCGCATCGTCGTCTACTGCGAGCTCGGCCTCGGCCTGGACAGGATTCGGGCCCTCCTGGACGACTCGACCGCAGACGTGCCCGGCGCCTTGCGCGCACAGCGCACCCAGGTTGCCGAACGGATCGACCGCCTCCAGCAGCTCACCGCCGGACTGGACCGCATGATCGACGCCCACGAGCGCGGCCTGCTGCTGACCATCGAGCAGCAGGCCACGGTCTTCGGCCCCCAGTGGAACCCGGACTGGCCGGCCCAAGCCCGTCAGCGCTACGGAGCCACGAAGCAATGGCTGCAGTACGCCGAACGCTCGGCCTCTCGCAGCCCGGAGGCATGGCAGGACATCGCCGACGCCGTCAACGACTTCGACCGCACCCTCGCGGATGCGCTGGACGCCGGCGTCACCCCTGGCAGCCCCGAAGCGAACCGGCTCGCCGAGCGCCACCGCGAGGTCTTCGCTCCGTACTTCCCCCTCACCAGACAGATGCAGGTCTGCCTCGGCCGCAAGCTCGAAGCCGACCCGGGCTTCGCCGCCCACTACGACACCATCCGCGCAGGCCTCGCCCCATGGCTCCGTCACATCATCGACGCCAACGCACGCGCCCACGGCGTCGACCCCGACACGGCGACCTGGGAGTAA
- a CDS encoding PIN domain-containing protein yields MSERIETVVLDSEGLSAWIAQDRKFLAMLQVFHDMGADLVIGANTIVEVTHSRTNMPRLNWALSRVKVEPVTEHAAKAAAELLKGAGLHGHKYAIDATVAEVALRQPKPVALLTSDSDDMTKLCGNQVRVVPL; encoded by the coding sequence GTGAGCGAGCGCATCGAGACCGTCGTCCTGGACTCGGAAGGGCTCTCCGCATGGATCGCGCAGGATCGTAAGTTCCTCGCGATGCTTCAGGTCTTCCACGACATGGGAGCCGATCTGGTGATCGGGGCGAACACCATTGTGGAAGTCACCCACTCCCGCACCAACATGCCTCGCCTGAACTGGGCGCTCTCCCGTGTCAAAGTGGAGCCGGTCACCGAGCACGCGGCGAAAGCGGCAGCGGAGCTGCTCAAAGGCGCCGGACTGCACGGGCACAAGTACGCCATCGACGCCACGGTTGCCGAAGTCGCCCTACGCCAGCCGAAACCGGTCGCCCTCCTGACGTCCGACAGCGACGACATGACCAAGCTCTGCGGCAACCAGGTCCGCGTTGTTCCTCTCTGA
- a CDS encoding type II toxin-antitoxin system CcdA family antitoxin, protein MSSTTRITVTLPSDQVAELRKLTDNVSGYVAEAVARQIRHQLLGDDLRRHEEENGPFSDEELAEARAKIFGAAGPAKDADAA, encoded by the coding sequence ATGTCCTCAACGACCCGCATCACCGTCACGCTGCCCAGCGACCAGGTGGCGGAGCTTCGCAAGCTCACGGACAACGTCTCCGGCTACGTGGCGGAAGCCGTGGCCCGCCAGATCCGGCACCAGCTATTGGGGGACGACCTCCGTCGGCACGAGGAGGAGAACGGCCCCTTCAGCGATGAGGAGCTCGCCGAGGCCCGCGCGAAGATCTTCGGCGCTGCCGGCCCGGCAAAGGACGCGGACGCCGCGTGA
- a CDS encoding site-specific integrase codes for MLMTFFSSATWESWGLSSQPVIPDRMPILLDDDLLFEDSAGPRVTTVINRWAQELPANGCPASNSWETYVRVVRDWTLFLASRGIQLFDNRSELRRGLSAYAVHRACGPLKERFAASTWNQHMSILSLFYRWAEDEELTTAVPFTYKQAVTAYGDQVRLQSVNLSKLRTPKPHVTIKYFEKDFEATFLKGLGGLRPDGAEDALYRGRTTARNAAVGGYVLSSGLRRQEFTYMLECEVPPLPPRRTELPIWVPVPAGVTKGRKFRATWTTYDPLARLHQYLRLQRDVAVARSSWIPPAKWGSPLVVTEADEIGGRVDGERVLWTELTPRERRCLVRPDGGSMLLAVQSDGSPFRDWPTVFKRTSERIRDRFDPRFPHTSPHRCRHTFAIRTLEMLIGGYYAQLAKLVKDTDADAALALYLRKNDPVMILRDLLGHTSTLTTEVYLRRLDTTRIYREAYERAGHDHGLLAEAEREVDAEFDGFDEDDI; via the coding sequence ATGCTGATGACGTTCTTCTCCTCTGCCACCTGGGAGTCCTGGGGGCTATCGAGCCAACCGGTCATCCCGGACCGGATGCCGATCCTGCTTGACGACGACCTCCTCTTCGAAGACTCGGCTGGCCCTCGCGTCACCACCGTGATCAACCGGTGGGCCCAGGAACTCCCGGCAAACGGCTGCCCGGCCTCGAACTCCTGGGAGACCTACGTTCGGGTTGTGCGGGACTGGACACTCTTCCTGGCCAGCCGGGGCATCCAACTCTTCGACAACCGAAGCGAGTTGCGACGCGGTCTGAGTGCATACGCGGTACACCGCGCGTGCGGCCCACTGAAGGAACGGTTCGCCGCATCCACCTGGAACCAGCACATGAGCATCCTGTCCCTGTTCTATAGGTGGGCCGAGGACGAAGAGCTCACAACCGCGGTGCCGTTCACCTACAAGCAGGCCGTCACGGCGTACGGCGACCAGGTGCGCCTGCAGTCGGTGAACCTCTCCAAGCTGCGGACGCCGAAGCCGCACGTGACGATCAAGTACTTCGAGAAGGACTTCGAGGCCACGTTCCTGAAGGGGCTGGGCGGTCTGCGCCCGGACGGCGCTGAGGACGCCCTCTACCGGGGCCGGACGACGGCACGCAACGCGGCGGTGGGTGGCTATGTGTTGTCCAGCGGGCTGCGGCGACAGGAGTTCACGTACATGTTGGAGTGCGAGGTTCCGCCGCTGCCGCCCCGCCGGACCGAGCTGCCGATCTGGGTGCCGGTTCCGGCCGGGGTCACGAAGGGCCGGAAGTTCCGCGCCACGTGGACGACATACGACCCGCTCGCCCGGCTGCACCAGTACTTGCGGTTGCAGCGTGATGTTGCGGTGGCTCGCTCGTCATGGATTCCGCCGGCCAAGTGGGGGTCGCCCCTGGTGGTGACCGAGGCAGACGAGATCGGTGGCCGAGTCGATGGTGAGCGCGTGCTGTGGACCGAGTTGACGCCGCGGGAACGTCGGTGTCTGGTCCGGCCGGATGGCGGATCGATGCTGCTGGCCGTGCAGAGTGACGGGAGTCCGTTTCGCGACTGGCCGACGGTCTTCAAGCGAACGTCGGAGCGGATCAGGGATCGATTCGATCCGCGTTTCCCGCATACGTCCCCGCACCGGTGCCGTCATACGTTCGCGATCAGGACGCTCGAGATGTTGATCGGCGGCTACTACGCCCAGCTCGCGAAGCTCGTCAAGGACACCGACGCGGACGCGGCCCTTGCGCTCTACCTGCGCAAGAACGACCCGGTGATGATCCTGCGTGACCTCCTCGGTCATACCAGCACTCTTACCACGGAGGTGTACCTCCGCCGCCTGGATACGACCCGGATCTACCGCGAGGCATATGAGCGGGCGGGCCATGACCACGGTCTGCTCGCCGAGGCCGAACGCGAGGTCGATGCCGAGTTCGACGGCTTCGATGAGGACGATATCTGA
- a CDS encoding site-specific integrase, with the protein MNTTSLTEAPLHGAAPSPFAGADICGLAGFVLPIGASRSVFEDDVWVFTQVIGIPAYVAKCARRLDFSGIINERWKTVAKEYIAAQMAPGHEAVRTLPYANRTARVVNGLYAELLELVRWLNWLTAQGITELGEVTEHHCTSFAQYRATHRPNGKKTHDRPSVRRAVELTIIGLARYGELFSADRYHPDLRPFPGQANSKLSGNANKTPPVADPTFQPLLSAALYLVQTLAPPLLRELDAKRRYAAHRATLPAARVDLGDLEAVIRRHIEEQRPFDRNVIWAKARKWMSNDDPLSQVNLYALAAEAGRREILPSELSLVRDMLEAAVAAVGIEEPFCRDASMVKRADGQGEVPWSGPLAERGLRALTGVVKTAAHVVIVALSGMRQSELREMNVGCRVPPVESGPGLKRYKLASRVIKGKPLGGVPDEWVVIWEAYQAAEVAEQLLGPDAEIGDPLLTSPLDGARFELFRQWVNGLTGQALGLAPIPEGQLTTRMLRRTLALEIAYRPGGLLAAKVQLKHLSVVTTEGYAARPGGAQAKFLAEVNAEEAERNKDLVQAEYRRYQQGEMPSGPGARDLISFFASVDGKLARAAAEDPTVVGSDQEVRALLAEIAGVLHLGVANYCWFIDPSKALCLKLAGTPNATKPLAGMCDSARCPQATHHPCHRPVWAESVRTKQVFIGSIGRNHKAEKARLQADLDRDVKVLASIDAAA; encoded by the coding sequence GTGAACACCACATCCCTGACCGAGGCACCGCTGCACGGAGCCGCACCGTCGCCCTTCGCCGGGGCGGACATCTGCGGCCTGGCCGGCTTCGTCCTGCCCATCGGGGCGTCCCGCTCGGTCTTCGAGGACGACGTGTGGGTGTTCACCCAGGTCATCGGGATTCCCGCCTACGTGGCGAAGTGCGCACGGCGCCTGGACTTCTCGGGGATCATCAACGAGCGGTGGAAGACGGTCGCCAAGGAGTACATCGCCGCCCAGATGGCCCCCGGGCACGAAGCGGTCCGCACGCTGCCGTACGCCAACCGGACGGCCCGTGTCGTCAACGGTCTCTACGCTGAACTGCTCGAACTGGTCCGGTGGTTGAACTGGCTGACCGCCCAGGGGATCACCGAACTCGGCGAGGTCACCGAACACCACTGCACGTCCTTCGCCCAGTACCGCGCCACCCACCGCCCCAACGGCAAGAAGACACATGATCGCCCCAGCGTCCGAAGAGCGGTCGAGCTGACGATCATCGGGCTGGCCCGCTACGGCGAGTTGTTCAGCGCCGACCGCTACCACCCCGACTTGCGACCGTTCCCGGGACAGGCCAACAGCAAGCTCAGTGGCAACGCGAACAAGACGCCGCCGGTTGCGGATCCGACGTTCCAGCCGCTCCTGAGTGCAGCCCTCTACCTCGTCCAGACCCTGGCCCCACCCCTGCTCCGCGAACTTGACGCCAAGCGACGCTATGCCGCCCATCGGGCAACGCTGCCCGCAGCACGTGTCGATCTGGGCGACCTTGAGGCGGTCATTCGCCGCCATATCGAAGAGCAGCGGCCCTTCGACCGGAACGTCATCTGGGCCAAGGCCCGGAAGTGGATGAGCAACGACGACCCGTTGAGTCAGGTCAACCTCTACGCGCTCGCCGCGGAAGCCGGGCGGAGGGAAATCCTCCCTTCCGAGCTGTCGTTGGTGCGCGACATGCTGGAAGCGGCGGTAGCTGCCGTGGGGATCGAGGAACCCTTCTGCCGCGACGCCAGCATGGTGAAGCGAGCCGACGGCCAAGGGGAGGTGCCCTGGTCGGGTCCGCTGGCCGAGCGCGGCCTGCGGGCTCTCACCGGCGTGGTGAAGACCGCCGCGCACGTGGTCATCGTGGCCCTGTCCGGCATGCGCCAGAGCGAACTACGGGAGATGAACGTGGGATGCCGCGTTCCCCCCGTCGAGTCCGGTCCGGGGCTGAAGAGGTACAAGCTGGCGAGCCGGGTCATCAAGGGCAAACCGCTCGGCGGTGTCCCCGATGAGTGGGTCGTAATCTGGGAGGCGTACCAGGCAGCCGAGGTCGCCGAGCAACTCCTGGGCCCCGACGCCGAGATCGGCGATCCCCTGCTCACCTCGCCCCTCGACGGTGCCCGCTTCGAGCTGTTCCGTCAGTGGGTCAACGGCCTCACGGGGCAGGCCCTGGGGCTGGCTCCGATCCCGGAAGGACAGCTGACGACGAGGATGCTCAGGCGCACACTCGCTTTGGAGATTGCCTATCGTCCCGGTGGTCTGCTGGCCGCAAAGGTGCAGCTCAAGCACTTGTCCGTGGTGACCACGGAAGGGTATGCGGCCCGTCCTGGCGGGGCCCAGGCTAAGTTCCTCGCGGAGGTCAACGCCGAGGAGGCGGAGCGTAACAAGGACCTCGTGCAGGCCGAGTACCGGCGCTATCAGCAAGGCGAGATGCCCTCAGGTCCCGGCGCCCGCGATCTGATCAGCTTCTTCGCCAGCGTCGACGGGAAGCTGGCCCGCGCCGCCGCCGAGGACCCCACGGTCGTCGGCAGCGACCAGGAGGTCCGAGCCCTCCTCGCCGAGATCGCCGGCGTCCTGCACCTGGGTGTGGCGAACTACTGCTGGTTCATCGACCCTTCCAAGGCGTTGTGCCTGAAGCTGGCCGGCACCCCGAACGCGACGAAGCCGCTGGCTGGCATGTGCGATTCCGCCCGCTGTCCGCAGGCCACCCACCATCCCTGCCACCGCCCGGTGTGGGCCGAGAGTGTGCGGACCAAGCAGGTCTTCATCGGATCGATCGGCCGCAACCACAAGGCCGAAAAGGCCCGACTGCAAGCCGACTTGGACCGAGACGTGAAGGTCCTGGCCTCGATCGACGCCGCCGCGTAA
- a CDS encoding AAA family ATPase, whose amino-acid sequence MIVWVNGAFGSGKSTLVDELRACWPEALVYDPEMVGYVLREIVEVPTGDFQDLRLWRRQVADLAVGLIEEYRRTVLIPMTLVNPGYVGEIFGALKDAGIEVHHFFLKVSREVLEQRIDGRSFTPDSPEQDEKVRRWCKERISPCMAAADTLPGDTVFLDGELTPQKLANQVLVRVRAGGTSEV is encoded by the coding sequence TTGATCGTCTGGGTGAACGGTGCGTTCGGCAGCGGGAAGAGCACCCTGGTAGATGAGTTGCGTGCGTGCTGGCCCGAGGCACTGGTCTACGACCCGGAGATGGTCGGCTATGTGCTGCGAGAGATCGTGGAGGTGCCGACCGGCGACTTCCAGGACCTTCGGCTGTGGCGGCGTCAGGTCGCTGACCTGGCGGTGGGACTGATCGAGGAGTATCGCCGCACGGTCCTCATCCCGATGACCTTGGTTAATCCTGGTTATGTCGGTGAGATCTTCGGCGCGTTGAAGGATGCAGGCATCGAAGTCCACCACTTCTTCCTCAAGGTCTCCCGAGAGGTCCTGGAGCAGCGGATCGACGGCCGCAGTTTCACCCCGGACAGCCCTGAGCAGGATGAGAAGGTTCGGCGCTGGTGCAAGGAAAGGATCTCGCCGTGCATGGCCGCTGCCGATACCTTGCCCGGTGACACCGTGTTCCTGGATGGCGAGTTGACACCGCAGAAGTTGGCCAACCAGGTGCTGGTCCGGGTTCGAGCCGGTGGAACCTCCGAGGTGTGA
- a CDS encoding IS110 family transposase gives MIETGDIDVFLGLDVGKSEHHATAVTPAGKKASDKRLPNTEPKLRELFAKLQAKHGTVLVVVDQPASIGALPLAVARDMGCPVAYLPGLTMRRIADLYPGEAKTDARDAFIIADAARAMPHTLRSVDLEDETIAELEMIVGFDDDLTGEATRVANRLHGLLTQIHPSLERVLGPRPQHPAVLTLLERFGSPTQIRKAGRRRLITLLRPKAPRMAERLVEDIFTALDEQTVVVPGTDAAALIIPSLAASLAAVLDQRKLLAGRIEELLETHPLSQVLISIPGIGIRTGARILIEVGDGSSFPSAAHLAAYAGLAPATRNSGSSIRGEQPSRRGNKQLKRAFFLSAFAALGDPASRAYYDKKIAQGKHHTQALLCLARRRADVLLAMLRDGTFYEPQHAQPA, from the coding sequence GTGATCGAAACCGGCGACATCGACGTCTTCCTCGGCCTGGACGTCGGCAAGAGCGAACACCACGCCACCGCCGTCACACCAGCCGGGAAGAAGGCGTCCGACAAGCGCCTGCCCAACACCGAACCCAAGCTCCGCGAGCTGTTCGCGAAACTCCAGGCCAAGCACGGGACGGTGCTGGTCGTGGTCGACCAGCCGGCCTCGATCGGAGCCCTGCCGCTCGCGGTCGCCAGAGACATGGGCTGCCCCGTCGCCTACCTGCCCGGCCTGACGATGCGGCGGATCGCCGACCTCTACCCCGGCGAGGCCAAGACCGACGCGAGGGACGCGTTCATCATCGCCGACGCCGCCCGCGCGATGCCCCACACCTTGCGCTCGGTCGACCTCGAAGACGAGACGATCGCCGAACTGGAGATGATCGTCGGCTTCGACGACGACCTGACCGGCGAGGCCACCCGCGTCGCGAACCGGCTCCACGGCCTGCTGACCCAGATCCACCCGTCCCTGGAACGGGTCCTGGGCCCGCGACCGCAGCACCCGGCCGTCCTGACCCTGCTGGAACGGTTCGGGTCCCCCACCCAGATCCGCAAGGCAGGCCGCCGACGGCTGATCACGCTGCTGCGGCCGAAGGCACCCCGTATGGCCGAGCGCCTGGTCGAGGACATCTTCACCGCGCTGGACGAACAGACCGTGGTGGTCCCCGGCACCGACGCGGCCGCGCTGATCATCCCGAGCCTGGCCGCCTCGCTCGCCGCCGTCCTCGACCAGCGCAAACTCCTCGCCGGCCGGATCGAGGAACTGCTGGAGACCCACCCTCTTTCCCAGGTCCTGATCTCGATACCGGGCATCGGGATCAGGACCGGAGCCAGGATCCTCATCGAGGTCGGCGACGGCAGCAGCTTCCCCTCCGCAGCCCACCTCGCCGCCTACGCCGGACTCGCCCCGGCGACCCGCAACTCAGGCTCCTCGATCCGAGGCGAACAACCATCCCGCAGAGGGAACAAGCAGCTCAAACGGGCCTTCTTCCTCTCCGCGTTCGCCGCCCTCGGCGACCCGGCATCCCGCGCCTACTACGACAAGAAGATCGCCCAGGGCAAACACCACACCCAAGCCCTCCTCTGCCTCGCAAGACGACGAGCCGACGTCCTCCTCGCGATGCTCCGCGACGGCACCTTCTACGAACCCCAACACGCCCAACCAGCTTGA
- the dcd gene encoding dCTP deaminase, which produces MLLSDKDIRAEIDAGRVRIDPFDASMVQPSSIDVRLDRYFRVFENHRYPHIDPAVEQVDLTRTVEPDGDEAFILHPGEFVLASTYEVISLPDDLASRLEGKSSLGRLGLVTHSTAGFIDPGFSGHVTLELSNLATLPIKLWPGMKIGQLCMFRLSSPSEFPYGSERYGSRYQGQRGPTASRSFMNFHRTQV; this is translated from the coding sequence GTGCTTCTCTCAGACAAGGACATCCGGGCCGAGATCGACGCCGGACGCGTACGTATTGATCCATTCGATGCGTCGATGGTGCAGCCCTCGAGCATCGATGTGCGGCTCGACCGCTACTTCCGGGTGTTCGAGAACCACCGCTATCCCCATATCGACCCCGCCGTCGAGCAGGTCGACCTGACCCGCACTGTCGAGCCGGACGGGGACGAGGCGTTCATCCTGCACCCCGGTGAGTTCGTGCTCGCCTCGACGTACGAGGTCATCTCGCTGCCCGACGACCTCGCCTCGCGGCTGGAGGGCAAGAGCTCGCTCGGCCGGCTCGGGCTGGTCACGCACTCGACCGCCGGGTTCATCGACCCCGGGTTCTCCGGGCACGTGACCCTGGAGCTGTCGAACCTCGCGACGCTGCCGATCAAGCTGTGGCCCGGGATGAAGATCGGGCAGCTGTGCATGTTCCGGCTGAGCTCCCCGTCGGAGTTCCCGTACGGCTCCGAGCGGTACGGGTCGCGCTACCAGGGGCAGCGCGGACCGACCGCCTCCCGCTCGTTCATGAATTTCCACCGGACCCAGGTGTGA